The following are encoded in a window of Legionella geestiana genomic DNA:
- a CDS encoding flagellar basal body P-ring protein FlgI, whose translation MKCDVRLQKILMLVILLVAAVSVHAARIKDITTIAGIRENQLIGYGLVVGLDGTGDRANQAPFTDQTFRNMLLQFGIRLPEGRSGQLKNIAAVAVSANLPPFARIGQRIDVTISSLGNATSLRGGTLLLVPLRGADNQIYAMAQGNVVIPGFGAQGSNGTKVSVNSTGTGRIPNGATVEKLVEMPYIQNGYITFELNQPDFTTAQRITDTINKELGYKAAQPVDAGAVAVRTGNLGVQKDNFLHRNSFVSFISDLENLNVQPGEVAAKVIFNSRTGTLVVGQDVTVSPVAVAHGNLSVSISETPVVSQPQPFARGRTVVTSDSDVQINQQKSQAFLFQPGASLKEIVDAINRVGAAPDDLIAILEAIKSSGALHAELEII comes from the coding sequence ATGAAATGTGATGTACGACTCCAAAAAATTCTGATGCTGGTAATACTGCTGGTGGCGGCAGTCTCTGTCCATGCTGCACGGATAAAAGACATTACTACCATCGCCGGCATCCGCGAAAACCAGTTGATTGGTTATGGTCTCGTGGTGGGGCTTGATGGTACGGGAGACCGCGCCAACCAGGCGCCCTTTACCGATCAAACCTTCCGTAACATGCTGCTCCAGTTTGGCATCCGTCTGCCGGAAGGACGAAGCGGCCAGCTTAAAAATATCGCAGCCGTTGCCGTGAGTGCAAACCTTCCGCCTTTTGCGCGTATTGGCCAGCGCATTGACGTGACCATTTCCTCGCTTGGCAATGCCACCAGCCTTCGCGGCGGCACACTTTTGCTCGTACCGCTTCGAGGGGCTGACAACCAGATTTACGCCATGGCGCAGGGCAATGTAGTGATTCCAGGCTTTGGCGCACAAGGCAGCAATGGCACGAAAGTGTCGGTTAACTCCACCGGTACAGGGCGCATTCCCAATGGTGCCACAGTGGAAAAACTCGTGGAAATGCCCTACATCCAAAACGGGTATATTACCTTTGAACTGAACCAGCCTGATTTCACCACGGCTCAGCGAATCACAGATACCATCAACAAGGAACTGGGCTACAAGGCCGCACAACCCGTGGACGCTGGGGCCGTGGCGGTTCGTACCGGCAACCTTGGAGTGCAGAAGGACAATTTCCTGCATCGCAACAGCTTTGTGAGCTTCATTTCTGACCTTGAGAACCTGAACGTGCAGCCAGGCGAAGTCGCGGCGAAAGTCATCTTCAATTCCCGTACCGGTACGCTGGTTGTCGGTCAGGATGTCACGGTATCGCCGGTTGCAGTTGCGCACGGTAATCTTTCAGTGTCTATTTCCGAAACTCCGGTGGTCAGTCAGCCCCAGCCTTTTGCACGCGGCCGGACCGTTGTTACCAGCGACTCAGACGTCCAGATAAATCAGCAAAAAAGCCAGGCATTCCTGTTCCAGCCAGGTGCCTCTCTCAAAGAAATTGTCGATGCTATAAACCGTGTGGGTGCCGCTCCCGACGATTTGATAGCCATACTTGAGGCCATCAAGAGTTCAGGCGCGCTACATGCCGAGTTGGAGATAATCTAA
- the flgJ gene encoding flagellar assembly peptidoglycan hydrolase FlgJ, which translates to MGKDAIKAAGANWTDIQGLKALNQQSKTQKEAVKKEVARQFEAMLVQTMLKSMREANTAFEGGLFGSEQQEMYTDLYDKQLSLVLSQSGFGLAKTIETWLDRQNPEAAAEKPATITEARRAPLLANRPIEAPATEKTEEKSAKSSTFDSAVDFVKTLWEPAKKAATLLGTDPRLLLAQAALETNWGKSIIPHAEGKSSFNLFNIKAGSQWKKETAAVNTLEQHGDTLVREKAHFRAYDSWEASFNDFVHLLQNNPRYQTALNAAPSPEKFTKALQDARYATDSQYADKIMGIYSSKTFNNLFEMANLA; encoded by the coding sequence ATGGGAAAAGATGCCATAAAGGCAGCAGGTGCCAACTGGACTGACATTCAGGGACTTAAAGCCTTGAACCAGCAGTCCAAAACCCAGAAAGAAGCGGTTAAAAAGGAAGTCGCCCGCCAGTTTGAAGCCATGCTCGTGCAAACCATGCTGAAAAGCATGCGAGAAGCCAACACCGCGTTTGAGGGAGGACTTTTTGGCAGCGAGCAGCAGGAGATGTATACCGACCTCTATGACAAGCAGCTCTCACTTGTATTGTCGCAATCAGGCTTTGGACTTGCAAAAACCATTGAAACCTGGCTTGACCGACAAAACCCTGAAGCAGCGGCTGAAAAGCCCGCAACCATCACTGAGGCACGCCGCGCACCCCTGCTGGCAAACCGGCCGATTGAGGCACCAGCCACTGAAAAAACTGAAGAGAAATCGGCAAAATCAAGCACTTTTGACAGTGCCGTTGATTTTGTCAAAACCCTTTGGGAGCCGGCCAAAAAAGCCGCAACACTGCTCGGTACCGATCCGCGTCTACTGCTCGCCCAGGCTGCCCTTGAAACAAACTGGGGCAAAAGCATTATTCCGCATGCAGAAGGAAAGTCATCGTTTAATCTCTTTAACATTAAGGCCGGAAGTCAGTGGAAAAAAGAAACTGCAGCGGTTAACACGCTTGAACAGCACGGCGACACGCTGGTGCGTGAGAAGGCGCATTTTCGTGCCTATGATTCCTGGGAGGCGAGCTTTAACGACTTTGTTCATCTTTTACAAAATAATCCGCGTTACCAGACTGCGCTGAATGCAGCACCCTCACCGGAAAAGTTCACCAAAGCACTGCAGGATGCCCGCTACGCCACTGATTCGCAGTATGCTGATAAAATCATGGGCATTTATTCCAGTAAAACGTTTAATAATTTATTCGAAATGGCAAATCTTGCTTAA
- a CDS encoding flagellar biosynthesis anti-sigma factor FlgM produces the protein MSSIQFENVVSPPAPRQPSITPPQNGDSYQRTVVIRREDSGQLAYLIQIVQEASPAGHDPKTLEMLKASVQSGTYVPDTERLANNLMNHLVLGGE, from the coding sequence ATGAGCAGCATTCAGTTTGAAAATGTCGTTTCCCCACCGGCCCCGAGACAGCCGAGTATCACGCCGCCACAAAACGGCGACAGCTACCAGCGCACGGTGGTTATTCGTCGTGAGGACAGCGGCCAGCTTGCCTATCTGATTCAGATAGTGCAGGAAGCCAGTCCCGCCGGGCACGACCCCAAAACGCTTGAGATGTTGAAAGCTTCAGTGCAATCCGGTACTTACGTGCCTGATACTGAACGGCTTGCCAATAATCTCATGAATCACCTTGTTCTGGGTGGGGAATAA
- a CDS encoding L,D-transpeptidase, translating to MNTQKRNQAFLTRGLLFLTLYTLMHPTFSASTPYGEILCKQPEYLCHDVERREHWSTLFPDPEKRELVRRINRMNGFLRAGMRIAIPKDLDSLTLENASPLPQRIPEIREKTVVVHLGLSAFGAYDANGRLVRWGPLSAGTVLCPETGHGCSTPTGSYRVLRKGGADCISHTYPASVDGRNGGGEMPWCIFFHKGYALHGSAEIPGYPSSHGCVRLFIEDAEWLNRYFVETQSRGRRATRILIGERLSGNGLRAERMR from the coding sequence ATGAACACACAGAAACGAAATCAAGCGTTTCTGACGCGAGGTCTACTCTTCCTCACGCTGTATACACTTATGCATCCAACATTCTCCGCCTCTACCCCTTATGGCGAAATACTCTGCAAACAGCCTGAGTATCTCTGTCACGATGTCGAACGACGCGAGCACTGGAGTACGCTATTTCCAGATCCTGAAAAACGCGAGCTGGTGCGGCGCATTAACCGCATGAATGGCTTTCTGCGCGCCGGAATGCGCATCGCCATCCCCAAAGACCTTGATTCCCTGACACTTGAAAATGCCTCCCCCCTGCCGCAGCGTATTCCAGAAATTCGGGAAAAAACCGTCGTGGTTCATCTCGGCCTCAGCGCTTTTGGCGCCTATGACGCCAATGGCAGACTGGTGCGCTGGGGGCCACTCTCCGCGGGTACCGTATTGTGTCCCGAAACAGGACACGGCTGCAGCACGCCTACGGGCAGTTATCGCGTACTGCGTAAAGGAGGGGCTGACTGCATTTCCCACACCTATCCCGCTTCAGTTGATGGCCGTAATGGTGGCGGAGAAATGCCATGGTGCATTTTTTTTCACAAGGGATATGCGCTGCATGGCAGTGCAGAAATCCCAGGCTACCCCTCAAGCCACGGATGCGTTCGGCTCTTTATTGAAGACGCCGAATGGCTAAACCGCTATTTTGTGGAAACCCAAAGCCGTGGACGCCGCGCTACCCGTATCCTTATCGGCGAACGACTTTCAGGCAACGGGCTCAGAGCTGAAAGAATGCGGTAA